The Montipora capricornis isolate CH-2021 chromosome 1, ASM3666992v2, whole genome shotgun sequence genome contains a region encoding:
- the LOC138023145 gene encoding ATP-dependent DNA helicase RecQ-like, with protein sequence MKIKMADALESDREAKFEQILKEILLELEDKGRKITLKDEQRKAVKQLYGKKDLVAVLPTGFGKSLIFQLLELLENRNCSGHTQTASVLVICPLTSIINDQIFEVESMGLSACNLSEKLADLTEVENGKYRIVYSSAESALDERFLQSLKKDTVFSRRMVACVVDESHTIETWTGLRKLKGKRSGVSQGGTIAFRGAYGELAILRSFFKKETPFAALTGTADANTCSVIISTLCLKDPLMVHVSPNRKNLRFAVVSTKKDAMFAELDWLVHHIKEKGELTDKTIVFCNTMNDIACVVNYLMMKLEKHAYSPKELCEGPNCLIGIYHSSSWPHCKNRIVQSFRGEGKVRVVVASSALSMGVNFPDVRYIVNWGPARSLLDQHQEAGRAGRDGLPSHVLIIYHGQQLSHCEEDIKAMVKANGCLRVAAYKPIDECIKSQEPGHSCCSYCSSRCSCGQCELSKPLFEQFKQGEGGATKDFFLTRPVSNQDKLDLTDSLMEVKDSLIKSNSVFDDISCHGFSDQLVQDVVANCHRLFTVNDILDLCPIFSIVHALKVLELIQELFLDIPNFDEFLDIMRFEKCSVSDDLSLLLRDVTLLGDSPESTDGEDEEVVEVL encoded by the exons atgaaaatcaagatggcggatgcaCTCGAAAGTGACAGGGAAGCCAAGTTTGAGCaaattttgaaggaaatcttGCTGGAGTTAGAAGATAAAGGTCGCAAAATAACCTTGAAAGATGAACAGCGGAAAGCGGTGAAACAACTGTATGGAAAGAAAGACTTGGTGGCAGTTTTACCAACGGGTTTCGGGAAGAGTCTCATATTCCAGTTGCTGGAGTTATTAGAAAATAGAAATTGCAGTGGCCACACTCAAACTGCTTCTGTGCTAGTAATTTGCCCTCTTACTAGCATTATTAACGACCAAATTTTTGAAGTGGAGAGTATGGGTTTATCTGCGTGTAATTTGTCGGAAAAGCTCGCTGATTTAACAGAGGTCGAGAATGGAAAATATCGCATTGTTTATTCCTCGGCGGAAAGTGCCCTTGACGAGAGGTTCCTACAATCCTTAAAGAAGGACACTGTGTTTTCACGACGAATGGTTGCTTGTGTGGTCGATGAATCACACACGATTGAAACATGGACGGGTTTGAG GAAATTGAAGGGAAAGAGATCTGGAGTTTCACAAGGTGGCACTATCGCATTTAGAGGAGCGTACGGAGAGCTCGCTATTCTTCGTTCCTTCTTCAAGAAAG AGACCCCTTTTGCAGCACTGACAGGCACTGCTGATGCAAACACATGTTCTGTCATTATCTCGACACTCTGCTTGAAGGATCCTCTGATGGTTCATGTTAGTCCAAATCgaaaaaatttgcgttttgcagTTGTCAGCACAAAAAAAGATGCCATGTTTGCAGAACTTGACTGGTTGGTTCACCATATCAAGGAAAAAGGAGAATTGACAGACAAAACAATTGTGTTTTGCAATACCATGAATGATATTGCTTGTGTGGTGAATTATTTGATGATGAAACTTGAGAAACATGCTTACTCTCCCAAGGAATTATGTGAGGGACCCAACTGTCTTATCGGGATTTATCATTCAAGTTCTTGGCCACATTGCAAGAACAGAATTGTGCAGTCTTTCCGAGGAGAGGGGAAAGTACGGGTTGTAGTGGCCTCTTCTGCCCTAAGTATGGGTGTAAACTTTCCAGACGTTCGGTACATTGTGAACTGGGGACCTGCTAGAAGTCTTCTAGATCAACATCAAGAGGCTGGGCGAGCTGGAAGAGATGGTCTTCCCAGTCATGTCCTCATCATCTACCATGGGCAGCAGCTTAGTCATTGTGAGGAGGATATCAAAGCAATGGTCAAGGCAAATGGGTGTCTTCGTGTGGCGGCATATAAACCAATAGATGAGTGCATCAAGTCACAAGAGCCTGGACACTCCTGTTGCAGTTACTGTTCTTCAAGGTGTAGCTGTGGTCAGTGTGAATTGAGCAAACCTCTGTTTGAACAGTTTAAACAAGGTGAAGGAGGAGCTACCAaggatttttttcttacaaGACCTGTTTCCAACCAGGATAAGTTAGACTTGACAGATTCTTTAATGGAAGTCAAGGACAGTCTTATCAAATCTAATTCAGTGTTTGATGACATTTCCTGTCATGGATTCTCAGACCAACTTGTACAAGATGTTGTTGCCAATTGTCATCGGCTATTTactgtaaatgacattttggaCTTGTGTCCcattttttctattgttcatGCACTTAAGGTTTTGGAACTCATACAGGAGCTATTTTTAGATATTCCAAATTTCGATGAATTCCTCGACATTATGaggtttgaaaaatgttctgtATCTGATGACTTGTCACTTCTGTTGAGAGATGTAACATTATTGGGTGACAGCCCAGAAAGTACTGATGGTGAGGATGAAGAGGTTGTGGAGGTTTTATAA